The following are encoded together in the Candidatus Cloacimonadota bacterium genome:
- a CDS encoding transcriptional repressor yields MEDQVKVFQEFLSRKGLKLTRPRQEILDAAFGLHEHFDAQRLHQALKNSKSNISLATVYRTLPLLEEAGLIQHSLRASSRDMYEHIYGHPLHTHWICDGCGKVQETPLHNLQEQLLKEAEGLNFSLEDVNIQVRGICWKCRNTENEIQ; encoded by the coding sequence ATGGAAGACCAAGTTAAAGTGTTTCAAGAGTTTCTGAGCCGCAAAGGTCTCAAGCTCACCCGTCCGCGCCAGGAGATTCTGGACGCGGCGTTTGGTTTACACGAACATTTTGACGCCCAACGTCTGCATCAGGCGCTCAAAAACTCCAAAAGCAACATCTCCCTGGCGACGGTTTACCGCACCCTACCCCTTCTGGAAGAGGCGGGATTGATTCAGCATTCGCTGCGCGCCTCCTCCCGAGATATGTATGAACACATTTACGGACACCCCCTTCACACTCACTGGATTTGTGATGGCTGTGGCAAGGTTCAGGAAACCCCGCTGCACAACCTTCAGGAACAGCTCCTAAAAGAGGCGGAGGGACTTAATTTTAGCCTGGAAGACGTGAACATCCAGGTACGCGGCATTTGTTGGAAGTGTCGCAATACTGAGAATGAGATTCAATGA
- the feoB gene encoding ferrous iron transport protein B — translation MSKQNPVIALAGNPNVGKTTLFNAITGAHQTVGNWPGVTVERKEGYFIREGKRYEVVDLPGIYSLAAASPDEQVARDFLTYKKPDLVINIVDASNLERNLYLTLQLMELKVPLLIVFSMLDIAAQNGIEIDFDHLQSHLGCPVCPLVLTKRFDAGQLFHDIDSALNREPCGAAVRYDEIVEKHLENISGLLDEYKKEEAWPVAWKEIPQKWTVLKLMERDPIFHKELPFEWSEAVEKEIRGVESHRNQSSAAALADDRYGYIRGLVKDVAQHKTEAGSTFSDKIDRVVLSGIWGLPVFFGVMYLVFLLSVRASAPIMDWLEEGISWLMVDQFGALLRGWNIPEWISYLLSDALGGGLATIASFIPPIFFIFLSLSILEDSGYLARAAFIADKFMRRVGLPGKAFIPLVVGFGCTVPAIMATRTLESRRDRIFASLLTPFMSCGAKLPVYAYLSILFFPKHADLAIFGLYLFGIVMGMIFALLLRKTLFKTEPGNFVMELPAYHMPTFNAIGLHTWHRLREFILRAGKVILLVIVAVNILQGLSFTLNGQQTNVLEIAGKAVTPLLRPMGVPAGNWGASVALISGVFAKEAIVGVLEGFYPDSAAIPGAFGGTASGIAFLIFVLLYSPCAATLAAMLKEHGWRWSLFSFFYLTVLAWIVATVVYQLLTFNAGSWLWLGVSAALVLIFVFSLKLMGKKNVVES, via the coding sequence ATGAGTAAGCAAAACCCTGTTATCGCGCTCGCTGGAAACCCAAACGTTGGAAAGACAACGCTTTTCAACGCCATCACCGGCGCGCATCAAACCGTTGGAAACTGGCCTGGCGTCACCGTCGAACGCAAGGAAGGATATTTCATCCGCGAAGGCAAGCGCTATGAGGTCGTTGACCTCCCAGGCATCTATTCACTGGCGGCGGCTTCGCCCGATGAGCAGGTGGCGCGGGATTTTCTCACCTACAAAAAACCCGACCTGGTCATCAACATCGTGGACGCCTCAAATTTGGAGCGCAACCTCTATCTAACCTTACAGTTGATGGAGCTAAAAGTCCCGCTGCTCATAGTTTTTTCCATGTTGGATATCGCCGCTCAAAACGGCATTGAAATAGATTTTGACCACCTGCAAAGCCATCTGGGATGTCCTGTTTGTCCTCTGGTTTTGACCAAACGCTTTGACGCGGGTCAGCTTTTCCACGATATCGACAGCGCGCTGAATCGTGAGCCCTGTGGCGCCGCCGTTCGCTATGACGAGATTGTGGAAAAACACCTGGAAAATATCAGCGGCCTCCTCGATGAATATAAAAAAGAGGAAGCCTGGCCCGTGGCTTGGAAGGAGATTCCCCAGAAATGGACGGTTTTGAAGCTGATGGAGCGAGACCCGATTTTTCACAAGGAACTTCCCTTCGAATGGTCTGAGGCGGTGGAAAAGGAAATCCGCGGGGTGGAAAGCCATCGCAATCAATCCTCGGCGGCGGCGCTGGCGGATGACCGCTATGGCTATATCCGAGGACTGGTGAAGGATGTGGCGCAACACAAAACCGAGGCCGGCTCCACTTTTTCGGATAAAATCGACCGTGTTGTCCTCAGCGGTATCTGGGGTTTACCCGTCTTTTTCGGGGTGATGTATCTTGTTTTCCTGCTGTCGGTTAGAGCAAGCGCGCCCATCATGGATTGGCTGGAGGAAGGGATTTCCTGGCTGATGGTGGACCAATTCGGCGCGCTTTTGCGGGGTTGGAACATCCCGGAATGGATTAGCTATCTGCTTTCAGACGCGCTGGGAGGAGGACTGGCGACCATCGCGTCCTTCATCCCGCCGATTTTCTTCATCTTTCTCAGTTTGTCGATTTTGGAAGACAGCGGCTACCTGGCGCGCGCGGCTTTTATAGCCGATAAATTCATGCGCCGTGTGGGTTTACCGGGCAAAGCCTTCATCCCGCTGGTGGTGGGTTTTGGCTGCACAGTTCCCGCCATCATGGCCACCCGCACCCTGGAAAGCCGACGCGACCGGATTTTCGCTTCCCTGCTGACGCCTTTCATGAGCTGTGGGGCAAAGCTTCCGGTTTATGCCTACCTGTCCATCCTGTTTTTCCCAAAACACGCGGATTTGGCAATTTTCGGGCTCTATCTTTTCGGGATTGTGATGGGCATGATTTTCGCTCTGCTCTTGCGCAAAACCCTGTTCAAGACTGAGCCGGGGAACTTTGTGATGGAATTGCCCGCCTACCACATGCCCACATTCAACGCCATCGGATTGCACACCTGGCACCGCCTGAGGGAATTTATCCTGCGCGCCGGGAAGGTTATTTTGTTGGTAATCGTGGCTGTGAATATCCTGCAGGGGCTCTCTTTCACCCTGAACGGTCAGCAAACCAACGTTTTGGAAATTGCTGGAAAGGCGGTGACACCTCTGTTGAGGCCGATGGGGGTTCCGGCTGGAAACTGGGGCGCATCCGTCGCGCTCATCTCCGGAGTTTTTGCCAAGGAAGCCATTGTGGGCGTGTTGGAAGGTTTTTATCCTGATTCCGCCGCCATTCCAGGAGCTTTTGGCGGAACGGCTTCCGGAATCGCTTTCCTCATCTTCGTGTTGCTCTATTCGCCCTGCGCCGCAACGCTTGCAGCCATGCTGAAGGAACACGGCTGGCGCTGGAGCCTGTTCAGCTTTTTCTATCTGACCGTGTTGGCATGGATTGTGGCGACAGTGGTATATCAATTATTGACTTTCAATGCGGGCTCCTGGCTCTGGCTGGGGGTTAGCGCCGCGCTTGTGCTGATATTTGTTTTCAGCCTAAAATTAATGGGGAAGAAAAATGTTGTCGAATCGTAA
- a CDS encoding ferrous iron transport protein A, translating to MLSNRNMNPLRNFGRHFRRRRKACYCKAGDCIGLDGLQSGQEALVTCNNDIKTIERGLYHGKKVMSQRNEPGEPNIVVAVGDARYVLDRRIARMIRVRLV from the coding sequence ATGTTGTCGAATCGTAATATGAACCCGCTGCGTAATTTTGGACGCCATTTCCGTCGTCGCCGAAAAGCGTGTTACTGCAAAGCTGGCGACTGTATCGGCCTGGATGGTCTGCAAAGCGGTCAGGAAGCTCTGGTGACCTGTAACAACGATATTAAAACCATCGAACGCGGACTTTATCACGGCAAAAAAGTGATGAGCCAGCGCAACGAACCGGGTGAGCCAAATATCGTTGTGGCAGTGGGAGACGCCCGCTATGTGTTGGACCGCAGAATCGCCCGGATGATTCGGGTGCGACTGGTTTGA
- a CDS encoding DUF975 family protein, producing MNNAQIRAEARDLLQGKWVSLILVWLIMSGITSLASAGKGSGGVVTLVLTGPLNLGLAGIFLGLHRRQGFQLEDLFAGFKDFGRALGTQLLIAIYVFLWMLLLIVPGIIAAISYSMTFFILNENPGMEAQEAMRESKVMMNGHKTEYFMLIMSFIGWGILSLFTLGIGFLFLSSYVNMSKVIFYQRIKSGVFEV from the coding sequence ATGAACAACGCGCAGATACGTGCCGAAGCGAGAGATTTGCTCCAGGGAAAATGGGTCAGTTTGATTTTGGTTTGGCTGATTATGAGCGGAATTACCTCGCTGGCTTCGGCTGGCAAGGGTTCCGGGGGAGTCGTGACGCTTGTTCTCACCGGACCGCTGAATCTGGGTCTCGCGGGGATTTTTCTGGGACTTCACAGAAGGCAGGGCTTCCAGTTGGAAGATTTGTTCGCCGGTTTCAAGGATTTTGGCAGAGCCCTGGGTACCCAGCTTCTCATCGCAATTTACGTTTTTCTGTGGATGCTTTTGCTCATCGTTCCGGGAATCATCGCCGCCATCAGCTATTCCATGACTTTTTTCATCCTGAACGAAAATCCCGGCATGGAGGCGCAGGAAGCGATGCGCGAAAGCAAGGTGATGATGAACGGCCATAAAACCGAATATTTTATGCTTATTATGTCGTTTATTGGCTGGGGAATTTTGTCTCTGTTTACGCTTGGAATCGGTTTTCTGTTTCTTTCTTCCTACGTAAATATGTCCAAAGTCATTTTCTATCAGAGAATTAAAAGCGGGGTTTTTGAGGTCTAA
- a CDS encoding NUDIX hydrolase, with translation MKDIETPVFPEVKFCQGCGNPLQPALDAEGKRRLICPSCGRVHYKNPIPAVAIFVQNEAGEILLVKRKFLPQAGKWALPSGYMEIFMTPEENALAELREETGLEAEVERFISWHFGYSPIYERVLSLGFRLRVTGGTLKAGDDAADARFFPLNALPPIAFAAHRKYIHLETGLEMDY, from the coding sequence ATGAAAGATATTGAAACCCCTGTTTTTCCCGAAGTGAAATTTTGCCAAGGCTGCGGAAACCCGCTCCAACCAGCTTTGGACGCCGAAGGCAAGCGGCGTTTAATCTGCCCATCCTGCGGACGGGTTCACTATAAAAACCCCATCCCGGCGGTGGCTATTTTTGTGCAAAACGAAGCGGGAGAAATCCTCTTGGTGAAGCGCAAATTCCTACCCCAGGCTGGAAAATGGGCTCTTCCCAGCGGCTACATGGAAATTTTCATGACCCCAGAGGAAAACGCGCTTGCCGAATTGCGCGAAGAGACCGGGTTGGAGGCTGAAGTCGAACGCTTCATCAGTTGGCATTTTGGCTATAGTCCCATTTACGAACGCGTTCTGAGCCTGGGTTTCAGGCTGCGTGTCACGGGTGGAACCCTCAAGGCTGGCGACGACGCCGCTGACGCCAGATTTTTCCCTTTAAACGCCCTGCCACCCATCGCCTTCGCCGCCCACAGAAAATACATCCACCTGGAAACCGGCTTGGAAATGGATTATTAG
- a CDS encoding carbohydrate-binding family 9-like protein, whose amino-acid sequence MLADTFPVPKLPFAPRMYPCFRSPGAIEIDGWLDDAAWDLAPWTQSFTDIEGELKPAPFHDTRLKMLWDDEGIYFAARMEEPHIWAKLTDHDSVIFYDNDFEIFLDPDGDTHQYFELELNAFGTLWDLFLLKPYRDEHSALNGWEAAGIKLAIGIEGTLNDPSDIDTAWNAEVFLPWNAVKELAHKACPPNPGDWWRLNFSRVHWDTEVVDGEYVKIPGKPEYNWVWSPQGLINMHYPERWGLVFFLENPEQLPPEGLSLPEILLAEEYLRQLYYAQKQHWMDHGSYSQDLATLGVEPFIYGGKSHIPRLETTSASFVATLETEFFPTLSISENGRLRRQ is encoded by the coding sequence CTGCTCGCCGACACTTTTCCCGTCCCCAAACTTCCCTTCGCGCCAAGAATGTATCCCTGTTTTCGCAGCCCTGGCGCCATCGAAATTGATGGCTGGCTTGATGACGCGGCCTGGGATTTGGCTCCCTGGACACAGAGCTTCACCGACATCGAGGGCGAGCTCAAACCCGCGCCCTTCCACGATACCAGGCTCAAAATGCTCTGGGATGATGAAGGAATCTATTTTGCCGCCCGGATGGAGGAACCCCATATCTGGGCAAAACTCACCGACCACGATTCCGTGATTTTTTACGACAACGATTTTGAAATTTTCCTCGACCCCGACGGCGATACTCATCAATATTTTGAGCTGGAACTGAACGCTTTTGGAACGCTTTGGGACCTCTTTTTGCTGAAACCCTACCGGGATGAACACAGCGCCCTCAACGGCTGGGAAGCCGCTGGAATCAAGCTTGCCATTGGAATTGAAGGGACGCTCAACGACCCCAGCGACATCGACACCGCCTGGAACGCGGAGGTTTTCCTGCCCTGGAACGCGGTCAAGGAATTGGCTCACAAGGCCTGCCCACCCAATCCCGGAGACTGGTGGCGCCTCAATTTTTCCCGGGTTCACTGGGATACCGAAGTTGTTGATGGTGAATATGTCAAAATCCCCGGAAAACCTGAATACAACTGGGTTTGGAGCCCACAAGGTCTCATCAATATGCACTATCCGGAACGCTGGGGTCTGGTCTTTTTCCTTGAAAACCCCGAACAGCTTCCCCCGGAAGGACTTAGCCTGCCGGAAATCCTTTTGGCTGAGGAATATCTGCGCCAGCTCTACTACGCCCAAAAACAACATTGGATGGACCACGGCTCCTATTCACAAGACCTTGCTACGCTGGGAGTTGAGCCTTTCATTTACGGTGGAAAATCCCACATTCCACGCTTGGAAACCACCTCCGCCTCCTTTGTCGCCACGCTGGAAACCGAGTTTTTCCCCACCCTGAGCATCTCCGAAAACGGACGTCTCCGCCGCCAATAA
- a CDS encoding family 20 glycosylhydrolase codes for MIPRPKKFKKYVKEFPLAGMYRFHFLSDENDTIPPNLASDIEKRLQHVSKYYEVDPRTKIDIVFNLQPFPSKKPDGYYELEVSPGFFALNAESVAGMNYAVRTLMQHLYISSSNQTEDRFALLPRISVKDWPTYQWRGMHLDVSRHFYDHNFVKKYLDWMVGLKFNRFHWHLSDDQGWRLESKRFPLLHEKGSWRKESDGSDYGGHYSLRQIKAVLKHASQRGIEVIPEIDIPGHSMSILTAYPELACFPREFEPMNVWGISEDILCAGKDETIDFLKELFTEIAELFPGPYIHIGGDEAPKQRWKECPHCQKRMRDNGLKDEEALQAWLVKTLATHLEKLGKTVIGWDEILDGGIDSKPIVMAWRGDGIDAARMAHDNGNKYILTPYTKLYFDARCHKYDKIGTHQIIPWADVLDFSFQEYTFANPKLLLGAQGNVWTEHLTNVRDLREKINGRMFPLAERLWNGDREIDTDEFWKLTRDLNWIL; via the coding sequence ATGATTCCCCGTCCCAAAAAATTTAAAAAATACGTGAAAGAATTTCCGCTCGCTGGCATGTATAGATTTCATTTCCTGAGCGACGAAAATGACACAATCCCTCCCAATTTGGCGTCAGACATTGAGAAACGCCTCCAGCATGTGTCTAAATACTACGAAGTTGACCCTCGTACTAAAATTGATATCGTGTTTAACCTGCAGCCTTTTCCCAGCAAAAAACCCGATGGCTACTATGAACTGGAAGTGAGCCCCGGCTTTTTTGCACTGAACGCGGAAAGCGTTGCAGGAATGAACTATGCGGTGCGCACCTTGATGCAACATCTTTACATCAGCAGTTCAAACCAGACCGAAGACCGCTTTGCCCTTCTGCCTCGCATCAGCGTAAAAGACTGGCCCACATACCAATGGCGTGGAATGCACCTGGATGTCAGCCGCCATTTTTACGACCATAATTTCGTGAAAAAATACCTCGATTGGATGGTAGGGCTGAAATTCAACCGCTTTCACTGGCATCTCTCAGACGACCAGGGCTGGCGTCTCGAAAGCAAGCGTTTTCCTCTGTTACACGAAAAAGGCTCCTGGCGCAAAGAATCCGATGGCAGCGATTATGGCGGCCACTACAGCCTCAGACAAATCAAAGCCGTGTTGAAACACGCCAGCCAGCGCGGAATCGAAGTTATCCCCGAAATCGACATTCCGGGTCATTCCATGTCGATTTTGACCGCCTATCCAGAACTGGCATGCTTTCCACGTGAATTTGAACCCATGAACGTTTGGGGCATTTCTGAAGACATCCTCTGCGCTGGAAAGGACGAAACCATCGACTTTTTGAAGGAACTTTTCACTGAAATCGCGGAACTTTTTCCCGGCCCCTACATCCATATCGGCGGTGATGAAGCCCCCAAACAGCGTTGGAAAGAATGTCCCCACTGCCAGAAACGTATGCGGGACAATGGCTTGAAAGACGAGGAAGCCCTGCAAGCCTGGCTGGTGAAAACCCTGGCGACCCACCTCGAAAAGCTGGGCAAAACCGTCATCGGCTGGGATGAAATATTGGATGGCGGCATCGATTCAAAACCAATCGTGATGGCTTGGCGCGGCGATGGTATCGACGCGGCTCGCATGGCTCACGACAACGGAAACAAATACATCCTCACGCCCTACACAAAGCTCTATTTTGATGCCCGTTGCCATAAATATGACAAAATCGGAACCCACCAAATCATCCCCTGGGCGGATGTTCTAGATTTTTCCTTCCAAGAATACACTTTTGCCAATCCCAAATTGCTGTTGGGCGCGCAGGGTAACGTCTGGACCGAACATCTCACCAACGTCCGTGACCTCCGAGAAAAAATCAATGGACGCATGTTCCCGCTGGCGGAAAGGCTCTGGAACGGCGACAGAGAAATTGACACAGACGAATTCTGGAAATTGACCCGAGACCTGAACTGGATTCTATGA
- a CDS encoding alpha-mannosidase, translating to MHNEKIHLTRIHRLLERKKKLLIEEISPLKAEYSSNGEDFQPIQTGDIWGKPWETGWFRISGEVPKELAGKDFQLLFDCDGEACLMLDGIPHQGFTPKVDWYHKAAKNLLPLASLLLPGESFKLLIDASANDLFGVQKEEYRLRECSLICFNEALYQKLMDIGLLLDLAEALPEGTVRRQRIIRGLNRVCDLWNRDSQQVENILTDLLNKPAHASALTAFSVGQAHLDLAWLWPLRESHRKGARTFANALRLLERYPDYVFGASQAQLYQWIKEDHPALYEEAKKQIYAGRWEVQGAAWVEFDTNLISAESIIRQFLYGKEFFNREFGFAPRVLWLPDCFGFSGNLPQYLRGCGVDHFITQKLSWNETNTFPHHLFLWEGIDGSRVLSHQLPTNNYNFSNDPSSFLETEKRYAQNDVCEGFLNLYGIGDGGGGPTRDHIEYGLRQQDLEGVSKFRFAPSSQFFDHISKLDHSELPVAYGELYLEYHRGTYTTQASMKQNNRISERKLGEAEFLAVLCGVKNQPEVLREIWRDVLLLQFHDILPGSSIGQVYFDADVISVTGHDRIDQFTEETLIPKLGLKMSHKGEGCLVFNPCNQELEQWIELPDDFCGRVPCDESGNELPCLEEENELKVRLSLPPWGSKTIHFKALQSKRENLKKPIQLELENNWLKVKLSESGGISSIWDKASQRELLASESNLLLLWEDEPNDWGAWDINHFYRDTQPQKAHEATLITEESFSLPGQFDRVTMALKIGNSRLRQTVELYAHEPFIRVTHLVEWQEKHKMLRVHFYPDLHCGTAVYGIQGGVISRSAKPANAWEEARFEVPAQRFADLSQPERGCAIICDEKYGWRIRDNEMELNLLRSPADVDPNADIHGHVYSYAFYPHAGDYAHSDVFQTAEKFANRLLYFPVEKLPEKTPAIPFSLNSGHINLDSVKPAENAGGTILRLHEFQGREGVAVLNFMAPPTHIFECDMLENPLQKLKPSSVLELHFKPFETKTILILEET from the coding sequence TTGCACAACGAAAAAATCCATCTAACCCGTATCCACCGCCTTCTCGAAAGGAAAAAAAAGCTGCTTATTGAAGAAATATCGCCCCTGAAAGCTGAGTATTCCTCAAACGGAGAGGATTTCCAGCCCATCCAGACCGGCGATATTTGGGGCAAACCCTGGGAAACCGGCTGGTTCCGCATTAGTGGTGAAGTTCCCAAAGAACTGGCTGGCAAAGACTTCCAACTGCTTTTTGATTGCGATGGCGAAGCCTGTTTGATGTTGGACGGAATTCCCCATCAAGGCTTCACTCCCAAAGTGGATTGGTATCACAAAGCTGCCAAAAACCTGTTGCCGCTCGCTTCGTTATTGCTTCCGGGAGAAAGCTTTAAGCTTTTAATCGACGCTTCCGCCAACGACCTTTTCGGTGTTCAAAAAGAGGAATATCGCCTGCGGGAATGCTCACTGATTTGCTTCAACGAAGCGCTCTATCAAAAACTCATGGATATCGGGCTCCTGCTGGATTTGGCTGAAGCCCTGCCAGAAGGAACGGTTCGCCGACAGCGCATAATCCGTGGCCTGAACCGGGTTTGTGACCTTTGGAACAGAGATTCCCAGCAGGTGGAAAACATCCTCACAGATTTGCTAAATAAACCCGCTCATGCCAGCGCGCTCACCGCTTTCAGCGTGGGTCAGGCACATTTGGATTTGGCCTGGCTGTGGCCTCTGCGCGAAAGCCATCGCAAAGGTGCGCGTACTTTTGCCAACGCGCTCAGGCTTTTGGAGCGCTATCCAGATTATGTTTTCGGAGCCTCCCAAGCTCAACTCTATCAATGGATTAAAGAGGATCATCCCGCTCTTTATGAAGAGGCCAAAAAACAAATCTACGCCGGTCGCTGGGAGGTTCAAGGTGCTGCCTGGGTGGAGTTTGACACAAACCTCATTTCCGCGGAATCCATCATCAGACAGTTTCTCTATGGAAAAGAATTTTTCAACCGCGAATTCGGCTTCGCGCCACGCGTACTCTGGCTTCCGGATTGTTTCGGCTTCAGCGGGAACCTGCCCCAATATCTGCGCGGCTGCGGGGTTGACCATTTCATCACCCAAAAGCTTAGCTGGAACGAAACTAACACTTTTCCCCACCACCTTTTTTTGTGGGAAGGCATCGATGGCAGCAGGGTTTTGTCGCATCAATTGCCCACCAATAACTACAACTTTTCCAACGACCCTTCCTCATTTTTGGAAACCGAAAAACGCTACGCGCAAAACGATGTCTGCGAAGGATTTCTGAACCTTTATGGCATCGGTGACGGAGGTGGCGGTCCCACCCGCGACCACATCGAATATGGCCTTCGCCAGCAAGATTTGGAAGGCGTGTCAAAATTCCGTTTTGCGCCTTCATCCCAGTTTTTTGACCACATCTCAAAGCTAGACCACAGCGAACTTCCAGTGGCTTACGGCGAACTTTATCTGGAATACCACCGCGGTACCTACACCACCCAGGCTTCCATGAAACAAAACAACCGCATCAGCGAGCGCAAGCTCGGTGAAGCCGAGTTTTTAGCCGTTCTCTGCGGCGTGAAAAACCAGCCGGAAGTCCTGCGCGAAATCTGGCGCGATGTCTTGCTCCTGCAATTCCACGATATTTTGCCCGGCTCATCCATCGGCCAAGTCTATTTCGATGCAGATGTCATCAGCGTTACAGGCCACGACCGCATCGACCAATTCACCGAAGAAACCCTCATTCCAAAACTGGGTCTGAAAATGAGCCACAAAGGTGAGGGCTGCCTGGTTTTCAATCCCTGTAACCAGGAACTGGAGCAATGGATTGAGCTTCCGGATGATTTCTGTGGACGTGTTCCTTGTGACGAATCAGGAAATGAACTGCCCTGCCTGGAAGAAGAAAACGAGCTGAAAGTGCGCCTGAGCCTGCCTCCTTGGGGCTCCAAAACCATCCATTTCAAAGCTTTACAATCCAAGCGGGAAAACCTCAAGAAACCCATCCAACTGGAATTGGAAAACAATTGGCTGAAGGTGAAACTCAGCGAAAGTGGAGGCATTTCATCCATCTGGGACAAGGCTTCCCAACGCGAGCTTTTGGCATCAGAATCCAATCTGCTCCTGCTTTGGGAGGACGAACCCAACGATTGGGGCGCCTGGGATATCAACCACTTTTACCGCGATACTCAACCCCAAAAAGCTCATGAAGCTACCCTGATTACGGAAGAAAGCTTCAGCCTGCCGGGACAGTTCGACCGCGTGACCATGGCGCTCAAGATTGGCAACTCCCGCCTGCGTCAAACGGTGGAACTATATGCCCACGAGCCTTTTATCCGCGTGACCCACCTTGTGGAATGGCAGGAAAAACACAAAATGTTGCGTGTCCATTTTTATCCGGATTTACATTGCGGTACAGCGGTTTACGGTATTCAGGGCGGTGTAATCAGCCGCAGCGCAAAACCTGCCAACGCCTGGGAGGAAGCCCGCTTTGAGGTTCCAGCCCAGCGTTTTGCCGACCTCTCCCAGCCCGAACGCGGCTGCGCCATCATCTGCGATGAAAAATACGGCTGGAGAATCCGCGACAACGAGATGGAACTCAATCTTCTGCGCAGTCCCGCCGACGTTGACCCAAATGCCGATATCCACGGCCACGTATACAGTTACGCCTTTTATCCCCACGCGGGTGACTATGCCCACAGCGATGTTTTTCAAACCGCAGAAAAGTTCGCGAACCGCCTGCTGTATTTCCCGGTGGAAAAACTTCCCGAAAAAACACCCGCAATCCCCTTCAGCCTCAACAGCGGACATATCAATCTGGACAGCGTTAAACCTGCCGAAAATGCAGGCGGAACCATCTTGCGACTGCATGAATTCCAAGGCAGAGAAGGTGTTGCCGTGCTGAACTTTATGGCGCCACCCACTCACATCTTCGAATGTGACATGTTGGAAAACCCATTGCAAAAACTGAAGCCCAGTTCCGTTCTGGAGCTTCATTTCAAGCCTTTTGAAACCAAAACCATTCTCATTTTGGAGGAAACATGA